One Oncorhynchus mykiss isolate Arlee chromosome 9, USDA_OmykA_1.1, whole genome shotgun sequence genomic window, TTAGCGCGCTGGCTCGTCATCGCGGCAGAAGGTTAAACTCACAGTCGATATTGAAACGCGACTACCGCGGTACTCCCATTGAAGATGAATTACTTCCGACGTTTGGTCTTTGACGCACCGCGCCTGTTGTGCCGCTGACGTCAATCCCCTTCATTTAGACCCCGGATGAACCTGCCAGTGGGGGAAGTGAATAGGGCTATCAAAGCACAGTAAATGAAATTTGGTGGAGGGGGGGAAGCTCAAATAAACTCTTAGCAGTGGACCCTTCGGAACACCTCCAAATTGGATTTAAATAAACGCATGGGGACTGGCATAATTGAACAGTGGAGCTGGAGCTAGCTTGCTACTGACTAACGTAGTatatagaagaagaaaaaaacttgcttttagcaagctagctaacgttactccACTGGGATCCGAAGAAAACGTAGTTTTTGAGAGAACAGACGTCTAATTGAAAGGCTTCTACACAAATCCAGTGACTTGCTTCATGAATTATGTCTGCAACAAGTATTGACCCTCAGGTAGGCAGGCTGTATTTGCCGGGAAGATATCCATTCAGCGTCAAAAAGGCCTTTAAATTTGATAAAAGGGGGTTATGCGTCCAATCCATCCCTGTTACCATTGCTGAGATATGCGATGCtaccaactagctagctaacgtttactCAAATGGGGTAATGGTTTGGTAGTTAGCCGCTAGTTAGCATTTAGCAATGTGGTTTGCTAAAAGTCTGCATTTCCGATTATTGTTAGGAAAACTTTCATCTGTTGCAAAAGTGGTTAACCAGCGCTAGCAAGTTGTTTTCAGAATTAACGACGCCCAATATTATGATAACTAACCTTTTCATATGTGCTAACGCTGTCAAAGATTGAGCCTTATATCtgtagttagctagccagctaatgtAGCTAAGCGAACTTCTAATTTTCAGTGCGCGTGTATTTTTGTCTAGAAAGTAGAATGCtaaaatgtttttatatttttttacatttaaaccAATTACACGGGACTGAAGACTTCAAAAGGACAAGACGCTAAAGGTAAGAGCACTGTAGCTAACGTTATCGTAGCTTTGCTAGACAATATATGTCGCTGGCTGCTAGCTAGACGATGATTGCTCAGCCGGTGGCGGGTCGCGAGCACAGACCATGCACTGAGTTACCAACAATGCACCTGCGGTGTAAATACAATGCTGGCTCTTGCAATACAGTAACATTGGTCAAAGATGAAGTCAAGTCGTGCTagggcaggggttcccaaacctttttggCCTGCTACCCTATTTTGctataaatacaaaaaaatcgCGACCCCACCATGTAAAAAGGTGGTGTAATCAACGGACCATGTTTACCTTTTTTAATTGGGACTATGACAGTCttacaaatcagtctgacagtgtattttacagtatttcAAAGTATGGTTTTaagtgactgaaatgcatcaAACATATTGGGAAATTCAGAAGATCGGGCAGTTTTATTATCTGTGTAGGAAAGATAATTGATGTTCTCTAATTTATTccctcaatccacacacaataccccataatgacaaagcaaaaccagtaTTTCAGGCATTTTTGCAACAAACCCTGGaattattacatttacataagtattcacaccctgtactgagtactttgttgaagcacccatTACAGCCTCatgtcttattgggtatgatgctacaagcttggcacacctgtatttggggagtttctcccattcttctctgcagatcatctcacgctctgtcaggtttgatggggagtgtcgctggtTCAAGTCTGGGgtcaggctgggccactcaaggacattcagagacttgtcccaaagtcactcctgctttgtcttggctgtgtgcttagtgtcgttgtcctgttggaaggtaaaccctcaccccagtctgaggtcctgagtggtctggagcaggttttcaaaaAGGAACTCTTTGTACTTTCCCTGTTCATCTTAACCTCGATCcatactagtctcccagtccctcccgCAAAAAAATATCCCCCCCAGCATGAtacagccatcaccatgcttcactgtagggatggtggcaggtttcctccagatgtgacgcttggccttcaggccaaatagttcaatgttgatttcatcagacctgagaatcttgtttctcatggtctttgagtttttaggtgccttttctggccactaccataaaggcctgattggtggagtgctgcagagatggttgtccttctggaaggttctcccatctccacagaggaactctggaccaaggcccttctcgccCGATgggtcagtttggccgggcgtccagctgtaggaagagtcttggtggttccaaacttccattttaagaatggcagaggccactgtgttcttggggaccttcagtgctgcagacattttttggtacccttccccagatctgtgcctcgacacaatcctgtctcggagctctacagacaattccttcgaccatatggcttggtttttgctctgacatgcactgtcaattgtgggaccttacatagacaggtgtgtgcctttccaaatcatgtccaaacaatttaatttaccacaggtgaactccaatcaagttgtagaaatatctcaaggatgatcaatggaaaaaggatgcacctgagcttaatatagagtctcatagcaaagatcTGAATAGTtatctaaataaggtatttctgttttttatgtgtctatttgcaaacatttctaaaaaaaaacgtttttcgctttgtcattatggggtattgtgtagattgaggggaaaaaaatgatgtaatcaattttagaataagcctgtaatgtaacaaaatgtgggaaaagtcaaggggtcttaatactttctgaatgcactgcagcTGCTACTGGAGGTTTACTGAAGTAACCCCAGTTATATAACCCAAGCATAATTTTCTCTCGCAAAATAGTCTAGCTAACACCAGATTCTTTGACATGATTTCAGTGATGCCTTGTTTTGCAAGTGTTACAGTACTACAGAACAACATTGCTAACATCAGATTTCTATTGTCTTCTCAGTCAGGCATACACTAAGCATGTCTTGTTTTTTCGTGAATGAAGGAGGGATacttgtgtgtttgtctgtattgttaagtaagcatttcactgttagtctgcacctgttgtttaagaagcatgtgacaaatacattttgatttgacatTGAAAAATAACCCTACTATCAGTCTTTCCGGTTTCAGTGCAAAATGGCTCACTCCACCAGAAGGAAACTGTCCATGATAATGACTTTGAGCCCTATCTCTCTGGCCAATCCAATCAGGTGAGTGACTTTTGAAATCATGGTGTGTATCTTTGTCATTATAGAATATTTTTCAACTTGGCTGCAGGGGAGGACCACAAATCAATACTGTCTCACAGGAGAATGGATGTTTTCTTGGCTACCTTGTTAGCAGATATTATTACTCCATTGACATCATCACAGATGATGTGTGATGTCTAAGTACTGCACGCATACCCTTTTAAGTCTTAAAGTCAGGGTTGTTGGGGTATGAGCTAACGGTCATTGGCGTATTGGTGGTGGTAGGTCATGTTGTTGACATTTAGTTTAATGTGTCaggatttaaaaaacaaattgtACTTACACTCCTCTTTTTCTGTCTTCTAGACCAACAGCTACCAATCCATGACTGACCCTTACCTGTCCAGCTACTATGCCCCCTCCATTGGATTTCCCTACCCTCTTAGCGAGGCCCCTTGGTCCACCGGTGGCGACCCCCCTATCCCTTACCTGACTCCCTATGCGCCCCTCAGCAATGGAGACCACCACTTCATGCATGACACTGTGTTTGGCCAACCTGGTGGACTTGGCAGCAGCATCTACCCGCATAGGTTTAACTTTTTCCCTGAGAACCCGGCCTTCTCCGCCTGGGGTACCAGTGGGTCTCAAGGCCAGCAGACTCAGAGTTCAGCCTATGGGGGCAGCTACAGCTACCCTCCTAGCTCCCTGGGGGGCACACTAGTCCCTGATGGCCAAACAGGGTTCCACAGTGACACTCTGAGCAAGGCACCAGGTATGAACAGCCTTGAACAAGGGATGCTGGGGCTGAAGATGGGTGGGGATGTGTCTGGCAGTGGCTCAGGTGTGAAGAGCGTGAGTTCTGTGATCGGCGGCAGTGGTGCTGTAGCTCAGGCTGTTGCTACAGGCAACGGTGGAACACCAATTGGTATGCCCCCTCCTAAGCCCACGTCCTGGGCCGCTATCGCCAGCAAACCAGCCAGGCCACAGCTGCTGAAGGCCAAGGCCAAGCCGGGCATGCCCATGGGGGGAGCTCTGCCACCACCGCCCATCAAACACAACATGGACATTGGGACATGGGATAACAAGGGGCCTATAAGCAAAGTGGCCCCTCCGctgcccccccaccaccaccatcagcagCTCCACTCTCATAGCCATTCCCACCTTCCCCAcggtctcccccctccccctcagcaGTCCATTCAATCTGCCCAGTCCCTTGTGCAGCAGATGACCATGGGCCCGCCCCCTCCACAATCATACCAGAACCACAACTTAGGCCCGTCCCCTCAGACCCGCTGGGTTGCCCCGCGCAACCGTAATCCAGGCTACGGAGGGGGCAGCATGGACAGCAGCGGTTCCTCTAGTGGCGGGGGTGTTGGGAATGGAGGGGGTGTTCCTCCAGGTTCTGGCTCAGGTCTAGAGAACCACCCTGTTCTGGAGAAGCTGCGGGCTGCCCACAGCTACAACCCTAAGGAGTTTGACTGGAACCTGAAGAATGGCCGTGTGTTTATCATCAAGAGCTACTCTGAGGACGACATCCACCGCTCCATAAAGTACTCCATCTGGTGCAGCACAGAGCACGGCAACAAGCGTCTGGACTCAGCCTTTCGTGCCATCAGTGCCAAAGGCCCTGTCTATCTGCTGTTCAGCGTTAATGGCAGTGGGCACTTCTGTGGCGTGGCAGAGATGCTCTCGCCCGTGGACTACGGCACCAGTGCTGGCGTCTGGGCGCAGGACAAGTGGAAAGGCAAGTTTGACGTGGACTGGCTGTTTGTGAAAGACGTGCCCAATAGCCAGCTGAGGCACATCAGGCTGGAGAACAATGACAACAAGCCGGTGACCAACTCCAGGGACACTCAGGAGGTCCCTCTGGAGAAGGCCAAGCAAGTGCTGAAGATCATTGTGGGCTTCAAACACACCACCTCCATCTTTGATGACTTCTCCCACTATGAGAAaagacaggaggaagaggaggttgtCAGAAAGGTAATCAATCATTAATCTCCTGTTGATCGCAAAGATCCTGAACTGATCATTAATTAAGGATGGGTTACGTCAATGTTTGTAATGATCCAAAAACCATAACAAACATCTCCTTTACATAGGGATGCAAACCTGAGTTTGTATTTCTTATTTTGTCCTATCAAAGCGAAATGTCTACTGTTTGGTATTTGTTTGCTGCCATTTTATTGCGTTTTGTGCAGTAGGTGTAACCATAACGAAATTCCTCTTCTCTTTCAACAGACCTATGAGCCAATTCCAATACAGCGAGGGTCCCGACTTGATCAGGTAAAGAAACTTTTCTAAAATGTCACTTCTATTTGGCTTCTGCCCATCGACATTCTACACTATGTCTCTAAGGGAATAATATACCATGGTTGTGGGGTAgaagatgtatttatttattaaccgTTTACTAATGGTAACCATTTTGTTTTTTCTTCCcctccccaaccaaggaacacCAAAACCGAAGTAAACCACAATAGAAGACTACTCCTTATAGCTTGATCAACGGTTGTACTTGGATGGACATATTGAAATTTAGATCATAAAAAGAACAAGAGGACATAAAGAAATTTGTAACTTATATTTCTTTTTCTATTTAATTTTGATGACTTTGGCCCACATCAAACTTTGAGCCACCTTGCTCCTGGTCTGGTTCCCAGTCTCCAAGTTGTGTGCACCAATCAAATTGCTTCATCATTTTTAGTGTTCTATATTCTGTATTTTAACCCTGGTCTCATATTTGTTATACACGCACATCCTTAATTATGATTAACAAATATCTGCACGTCTTTAAAAAAACATGCTGCTGATATTCAGTGACTGTTCAACTTGTGGTGTGAGTGTTGGAGAAACTTTAAGTGCTTGTATTGCTTGTTCTGATTTAGGAAGAGTGAATGTGACAACAGAATCTTGACAAATGTCAAACATGACAAACATGGAACAGTTTTATTTTGCATAATCAAAAGAAGTGTTCTGTTTTGCCCTTGTCCATCAGAGTGGTTTGTGGATGGTAGAGGATTGTCTATCCAAAAAGCTTCTGCAAATTATTGATATTATGGATAAAgtgaacgttttttttttttatgtataaaaatgtatcactTGGCTGATCACTGTTGTGACAAACTATGGAAGAATTTTTTCGGAGTGGAGCCTTAGCATTTCTTTCTGACAACAGTGTCAATTAAATTATATTTGCTCCACTGTACCTCAAGTGTGTCAGCAAAAAGATTCAAAGGAAAGATGTCTAGAACATCTGCTCTCAAGGGAGGTCCCTCGCTTTGTTTTTGATGGGGTGGAAATGCAAACATACTCAGTTCAGGTTCTTAGCCAGACAATACGATTGTCTTTTCCCTTATTTTAAATTGTGTCTTTCCTTTATCATATGTTACATTTCTCTGTTCCCTGTCATTCCAACAATGGGGGTCCCTGTTTAAGTCACTTTGGGGACAAAAATGTAGCATGTACTGCTTTTAAATTCAAGATTGGCCTGTCATTTTGTTTCTGCGCCTTGTCATTTCCATACGGAATTAAAATGTGGATATTTTTCTTGCTATAACCCTTCCACTTCATCCTCAGAAATGTTAAGCTTTAATGTACTGGCAAAGCTAATTGAGAACGCCTGAAATGTGTATCCTTATAATTAATGTTACTGATTTAATGTCAAGTGTATGAAAACCCAGAGAATGGTCTTCATGGTATCTGTGTGATTTCTTTAATTTTGGGGGGGCTtgctgtactgtgtgtgtctgtatgcaaaTGTGAAAGACTGAGAGGGAGTGTGATTATTGAGGGAGTCAGATTTATATAATGGTATAGGAAGTGATTCATGATAATATATGaacatttacaaaaataaatgtagaaaacaaacatttaagTCACCCCTGAATTAAATATGCATTGTATCAAAGGTCACTATCACATTCTTAGATTTGATCATGGTCATTATTAAAGATATACTATCTGTTGTAAGTGTTTTTGGTTTGTTACATTGTGAGTGAAAGGTATCACGTCTGCATCTAAGTATGTTTCCCTTTGTAACCCTGTTTCCCTTTGGGGGGGAAACCCATTCTTGTTATTCTTTTAGATAAGAGAGAGTGGTGCCTAAAGTATACTGGATGTTGACATAcggttgaagtcaaaagtttacatacaccttagccaaatacatttaaacttagattttcagttcctgacatttaatcctagtaaaaattccctgtcttaggtcagttaggatcaccactttattttaagaatgtgaaatgtcagaataataggagagagaatgatttatttcagtatttggtagcgttgcctttaaattgttataCTTGGGTGAGacgtttcgggtagcctaccacaagcttcccacaataagttgggttaattttggcccattcctcctgaacgagctggtgtaactgagtcaggtttgtaggcctccttgctcgcacatgctttttcagttctgcccacaaatgttctataggattgaggtaagggctttgtgattgccactccaataccttgactttgttgttgttaagccattttgccactttggaagtatgcttggggtctttgtccatttggaagacccatttgcgaccaagcttgaacttcctgactgatgtcttgagatgttgcttcaatatatccacataatttccccccctcatgatgccatctattttgtgaagtgcaccagtccctcctgcagcaaagcacccccacaaaatttctcacaaggatgaaccagacttgtggtctacaatttttttctttgGTCtatgttgcagttgtaaatgagaacttgttctcaactagcctaccaggttaaataaaggtgaaattaaataaataaaaggttgatttcttttgcttttcacatgatgtcatgcaaagaggcactgagtttgaaggtaggccttgaaatacatccacaggtacacctccaattgactcaaattatgtaaattagcctatcaaaagcttctaaagccatgacatcattttctggaatttaactagctgttaaaggcacagtcaacatagtatatgtaaacttctgacccactggaattgtgatacagtgaattataagtgaaataatctgtaaacaattgttggaaaaatgacttgtgtcatgcacaaagtagatgtcctaatcgacttgccaaaactatagtttattaacaagaaatttgtggggtggttgaaaaacgatttttaatgactccaacctaagtatatgtaaacttccgacttcaactgtatcacaCCTGGGTCAAAAACATTTCTCTGTTGAAACGAATGGCATAGCCCAAACCCCAAAACGCCTTTATTATTTAACAAACAGAACTGTACATAATTCACAGCACATCAAACCAAAGCTATCTGTTTACTTAAAATAGGGAGGTCAAATCTGTCTTGATTTTACCTTACCTTTACTTATTTGTCCAGTGTTTCATCCCACGAGCTCATAGTTGCAATAGGCTATGTTTCTCACCACTGTAGACTAACTACGTTGATATTTGTTATTGCCTAAAAATACAATTACTTTAATGATTTGGAACGACGTTATGGTGATTCCTCTCTTGGCATTCACCGCGTGCCTTAATTGTATTGTTATTAAATCAAGGTCTGCCGTGAACACGAAAAGCGGTAATCCAAATGTTCCCTATAAATGTACCTAGATTACAGATGAATTAGATGAATTGATTCCTTGGAATAAGGCCAATAAACACGAGCAAGACCGTTTCCAGATCACCATTACCTCATTAccttttcttcaggaatgtaaaGTTGAATCGGATCACAAAGGCATATCTACACAACTACGTCGATAGAGCATTTGGCGCACGCTGTTAAAATGTATTTGCTGTAGATATAGCCTAGAATCCTATCTCATATGGATCCACAGTGTCAGAAACAAACACCAATCAGTGTCCATACACATTGGTCCAGTTTCAACAGGGTGCCACTATCATTCCAGAAGCATCCATTCGAAAGACTACGAAATGTTGCCCGTATTTGGCTACAGAATAGCCTACATTTAACAGGCTAGGCCTAAAACAATGGTCCAGGCATCAGGGGTCCGCATCATCAGCACCGCTCCAGCCGTAATAACTCATAAAGCGAGAAAGGACACCGGTTGAAATACATTTGCCCTATATCGTAACCTTGATTTTCAGAAACAGTTGTCCACTTGTTTTGTTTTCACCATCTCTGAACCAATCTAGCAGGATTTGCTTATCTTCTTCCCATCCATGACGTCCGTTTATTGAATGCAGTGCTCGAGGATTAGATCGAGGAAGCTTGACGTCATGGACAGGACAGGGTCAAACTCCCCCCACCATAAACCGACCGAAATCTTTTTTAAATGAGCAGTTGACATTTTGCAGAATGGGGCATTATTGCACAATAAATCAGTCGCCCCACTAAACCAGCACAATATTTCACACTGCACAGCAgcagcacacacagcacacagacatAATTCAGCTTTATCACAGCAAATGAGAATTGCCTAATCATGATGACCTATTCATATTTGAGAATAGGACACACCTTGGATATTTCTGCAGTAAAGTAATCTGCACAAATAATTTTTAACCAACGTAAACACTTCCAGTGTTTCCATAATACATCATATCTGATTTGCAGTTGCGATTTTAGCATGTTATTTTTAGTGGGGGGGAAATATTGTAGATATATGCCAACAAagtcactacacaacacaactaaACAATACAGTAATTGCATTATAACGGTGACAATCTGTTACGGCCTACATAAAGTTGTCCCAACAGGAGAGCTTACTTTTCAGctccatggagtgaatccttaccactgctacacctggctatcagtggagtctggtctggcagcaaaacagttaattcagcttcatttactgcctttttaaaaaacatatctgaaatggctgacttgcttacACAAATGTGGCTTCTagtgacaattgagatgtacaaactatgggaTAAGAGACAATCCGTAATTATGATTAGGACAATGATCGAACTCAGtcggacatagtcaatataactatttgttcagcacttttgaaatgtacagcgacagaattcagaacatggaccgttcttacagtattatacctgtacaccaagtcaaaatcgtatgataaataaagggggcatataagcagacaatgaaatctCTTACGAAAttagatgattacatttctcttaaacaggctataggctatatgAGGGTGAAAGGAGCCAAATTATTAGCGTGAGGCACatagtgtatgttgtgtagtaagctgttagtagccttagtattactttcttagctacagaatACATATCTTCCtgacatattacataatttatacagcagcatacaatacatttttggactgaccttgttgtgctgtgctcacttgaacaggaaggtggtgctgCGGTCCTTCTTGTGGCAAATGTTGTCATCAAACTGTGTCATCAAAGTCTATCATTCGCTGGATTTATAGTGCTTTCACGACAACTGGGTCCACGGAAAGAAAcaaattccaagttggatgacagttcaaaacgtattttcccagttggagctcgTTTTTTTCCGAGGTCCCAGTTGTCtggaactcactgaagtctgagatttcccagttccgagtttccagttgttttgaactcggCAGAATTTATGCTGGACTGATaccatggccaatgtattcaatcctttctggcccatggtgttgcatgtgaatgtttatccttttaaacttggaaaataGATCCCTAaacagacttggaccacacatcgactccactgaatagcaggctcaTGATTGCTTTGAAACGCTTGCAGATAGCAACTGATTCCCTTCCAAACCACTTATTGATGAATTTGCTATAGTAGGATGTCCCTTGGGGGTATAGGTACCTATGTAGGACATGCGAGGGTTAGGTTAATAAACAGGCTGGAGCTAGAACCTCGTTGTCGCGCGTCCTTATTTTAGATCATactacatggtgtcagaagtggttATAAAACTCACATAAACGTGAAGGACGTACCAAGTAAATCATACATTCAGGCTGTTTCAAAGCAGGGAGGGCACAGTGTTGGAGATAAAACAGCGCATATCATTATTTTGCTAGCTAACGTGCAAGGACTAAGTTACTGCTAAGCAACATGTTGCAAGAGGAAGAAGCTGGCGGGATTTCAGGGTTTGCGACTCCAAGTTCAACGGGCTCTGGCGCTAACACGGACAGGCCAGTGGCCAGTGCTGACGGATTTCGCATTAGTCCCCCGGATAATTTTGTTTGTATGGACATTCAAAACTGGCCGAAATGGATCAGGCGCTTTGAAAGGTACAGGGTAGCATCAGGCTTAAACGTGAAAAATGAGGCCTTCCAAGTGAATACACTGATCTACTATATGGGTGATGAAGCCGAGGATATATTAAATGCTTCATCGTTGACCGAGGAAGATAAACTTAACTACAGTGCCGTTAAAGACTGTTTTGAAACGCATTTTGTTGGGAGACACAACATTATTTTTGAGAGAGCTAGGTGTAATATGCGcaaacaggagcagggtgaaaccACTGGCAGTTTTATCACAGCTGTTCACAAACTAACCGAACATTGTCAGTTTGGCGCGCTCAGGGAAGAGCTGATCCGAGATCGGATTGTAGTCGGAATAAGAAATATATCACTTTCTGAAAAGTTACAGTTGGATTCCCAGTTTACCTTGTCCAAAGCTGTAAACCAGGTTAGGCAGAGTGAGACAGTAAAAAGACAGCAGACGATACTGCGCGACAGCAGCTCCTTGCAGAACGAAGAGAGTGAGGAAATACATGCATTTTCATacaaagctaaaaaaaaaaaaacggaggggaacacagaacagagacagacgtGGAGAAAACAATCACAGACAGTACCAGTAGCTAGTTCAAGTGTTTGTCGCAAATGTGGGAAATTCCCTTTCCACAGATGGAAAGATTGCCCAGCAAAGGATGCGGAATGCAGGAAATGTCACAGGAGAGGACACTTTTCAGCTGTCTGTCGATTGAAGCAAATGCATGAGgtctcagaggaggtacagcagGACAGCATCTTTATGGGAGAAGTAAAGGAAGACAATGCTGGCTGGCATTCAGACATTAAACTCAATGGGGAGGTTGTGTCATTTAAACTAGACACTGGGGCAGCAGTGACAGCTATCCCAACTAGGCTGTATAGCTATAGCAGAGATGGCCCTTTGCTCTCTACAAACAAAAAACTGTACGGACCCAGTAATAAGATTTTACCAGTGGTAGGGCAGTTGGTGATTAAACTGGAGAGTAAAGACAAAAGTGCCATCCAGCCTGTCTTCGTCATTGACTCTCTAGCCAGACCGTTGCTGGGGCTGCCAGCAATGGAAGCATTGCAACTCATTGAGAGAGTGAGCGAACTGGAGGACCCAGGTGATGTTTTCAAAAATAAATTCCCAAAAGTGTTTTCTGGTCTAGGAAGGATAGAAGGTGACTACAAAATCTGCCTGAAAGAGGATGCTATCCCCTATGCCCTTATACCCCCCGGCGGGTGCCTATCCCTTTATTGGCCAGAGTAAAGGAAGAGTTGGGTAGGATGGAAGACATTGGGGCGGTGTCTAAAATAGAGAGTCCCACAGACTGGTGTGCAGGGATGGTGGTGGTCCCAAAAGCCAATGGGGAAATAAGGATCTGTGTGGACATGACTAAATTCAATGAGGcactctg contains:
- the LOC110532506 gene encoding YTH domain-containing family protein 1 isoform X1, with product MSATSIDPQTSKGQDAKVFPVSVQNGSLHQKETVHDNDFEPYLSGQSNQTNSYQSMTDPYLSSYYAPSIGFPYPLSEAPWSTGGDPPIPYLTPYAPLSNGDHHFMHDTVFGQPGGLGSSIYPHRFNFFPENPAFSAWGTSGSQGQQTQSSAYGGSYSYPPSSLGGTLVPDGQTGFHSDTLSKAPGMNSLEQGMLGLKMGGDVSGSGSGVKSVSSVIGGSGAVAQAVATGNGGTPIGMPPPKPTSWAAIASKPARPQLLKAKAKPGMPMGGALPPPPIKHNMDIGTWDNKGPISKVAPPLPPHHHHQQLHSHSHSHLPHGLPPPPQQSIQSAQSLVQQMTMGPPPPQSYQNHNLGPSPQTRWVAPRNRNPGYGGGSMDSSGSSSGGGVGNGGGVPPGSGSGLENHPVLEKLRAAHSYNPKEFDWNLKNGRVFIIKSYSEDDIHRSIKYSIWCSTEHGNKRLDSAFRAISAKGPVYLLFSVNGSGHFCGVAEMLSPVDYGTSAGVWAQDKWKGKFDVDWLFVKDVPNSQLRHIRLENNDNKPVTNSRDTQEVPLEKAKQVLKIIVGFKHTTSIFDDFSHYEKRQEEEEVVRKTYEPIPIQRGSRLDQEHQNRSKPQ
- the LOC110532506 gene encoding YTH domain-containing family protein 1 isoform X2, with amino-acid sequence MSATSIDPQTSKGQDAKVQNGSLHQKETVHDNDFEPYLSGQSNQTNSYQSMTDPYLSSYYAPSIGFPYPLSEAPWSTGGDPPIPYLTPYAPLSNGDHHFMHDTVFGQPGGLGSSIYPHRFNFFPENPAFSAWGTSGSQGQQTQSSAYGGSYSYPPSSLGGTLVPDGQTGFHSDTLSKAPGMNSLEQGMLGLKMGGDVSGSGSGVKSVSSVIGGSGAVAQAVATGNGGTPIGMPPPKPTSWAAIASKPARPQLLKAKAKPGMPMGGALPPPPIKHNMDIGTWDNKGPISKVAPPLPPHHHHQQLHSHSHSHLPHGLPPPPQQSIQSAQSLVQQMTMGPPPPQSYQNHNLGPSPQTRWVAPRNRNPGYGGGSMDSSGSSSGGGVGNGGGVPPGSGSGLENHPVLEKLRAAHSYNPKEFDWNLKNGRVFIIKSYSEDDIHRSIKYSIWCSTEHGNKRLDSAFRAISAKGPVYLLFSVNGSGHFCGVAEMLSPVDYGTSAGVWAQDKWKGKFDVDWLFVKDVPNSQLRHIRLENNDNKPVTNSRDTQEVPLEKAKQVLKIIVGFKHTTSIFDDFSHYEKRQEEEEVVRKTYEPIPIQRGSRLDQEHQNRSKPQ